One [Clostridium] saccharolyticum WM1 DNA segment encodes these proteins:
- a CDS encoding substrate-binding domain-containing protein has protein sequence MKKAAAIILAALVAVGGTACSQVKPADTTTAAAKSETTAAATAAETAKETEGLKNGAHIYVLTVPEDHGWTGSVATFAKEKIQEVNGKGTYTAELITSANAAEQIRNIEDIVSKGEKNIAMVIQPIDDTVQSAIQGVIDAGIPYVAFDRIIDGVAAKAVSNVKGDNSGIGAGAAAYFVSLGLTPGEAIYVYEGDTSSVTTLRDEGFTKYLTGELDFGGETIAEDKKWTQDDLTSITFSGAMNWSRSDTKTAFESLMGDSKNAKIKWFYAEDDELAMGILEALSGGGIDEATKETFLSGKPAITGCGGLDELYAVLRGETYQDIAAKCGGIMSVTYSPSMIQTAIDDMVDHLDGKKVTQDHVIACENVTSDNVTEYPSF, from the coding sequence ATGAAAAAAGCAGCAGCAATTATTTTGGCGGCACTGGTGGCGGTGGGAGGAACTGCTTGTTCCCAGGTAAAACCGGCTGATACCACAACAGCCGCAGCAAAATCGGAGACAACAGCGGCGGCAACAGCAGCAGAGACTGCAAAAGAAACAGAGGGCCTTAAGAATGGCGCCCATATTTATGTACTGACCGTTCCGGAGGATCATGGATGGACCGGGTCCGTGGCTACCTTTGCCAAAGAGAAAATCCAAGAGGTAAATGGAAAAGGCACCTACACGGCCGAGCTGATCACCTCTGCCAATGCGGCGGAGCAGATCCGAAACATTGAGGATATTGTTTCCAAGGGAGAGAAGAACATAGCAATGGTTATACAGCCCATTGACGATACCGTGCAGTCTGCCATTCAGGGCGTCATTGATGCGGGGATCCCCTATGTGGCGTTTGACCGGATTATTGACGGTGTGGCGGCCAAGGCCGTGTCCAATGTAAAAGGTGACAACTCCGGCATCGGCGCAGGCGCAGCCGCTTATTTTGTTTCTCTGGGACTTACACCGGGAGAAGCCATTTATGTATATGAAGGAGACACCTCTTCTGTGACCACCTTACGGGATGAAGGCTTTACCAAGTATCTGACAGGGGAACTGGATTTCGGCGGAGAGACCATTGCAGAAGATAAGAAATGGACACAGGATGATTTAACATCCATTACCTTCTCCGGTGCCATGAACTGGAGCCGTTCAGATACAAAAACAGCCTTTGAATCTCTTATGGGAGACAGCAAAAACGCCAAGATCAAATGGTTCTATGCAGAGGATGACGAGCTGGCGATGGGAATCCTGGAAGCCCTTTCCGGAGGCGGAATTGATGAGGCTACCAAGGAAACCTTCCTTTCCGGAAAACCGGCCATTACCGGCTGCGGAGGCCTTGACGAACTGTATGCAGTGCTTCGTGGAGAGACCTATCAGGATATTGCAGCAAAGTGCGGCGGCATCATGTCTGTTACCTACAGCCCGTCCATGATCCAGACAGCGATTGATGACATGGTTGATCATCTGGATGGAAAGAAAGTCACCCAGGATCATGTGATTGCCTGTGAAAATGTAACATCAGATAATGTAACTGAGTACCCATCCTTTTAG
- a CDS encoding LacI family DNA-binding transcriptional regulator encodes MKQEKITIEEIARQAGVSPATVSRVQNHRELVKADTVKRVESTMAALGYAFESTALPSIEEQPLIVLNIPGIENVFYQEVIKGARVSAKAHGCHLLINESPLDRGSIRNFCNLLHRVNAAGSILLNRASEEQLKQIRAITPLVQCCEYNEDASGFPYVSIDDFSAAEAATGYLCNCGCNKIALINGPLSFKYAVKRQEGYLSALKKAEISVPQNWIIQLPEINYQMAYAAICRLLNSEPRPNAFFVASDIFAAAVIRAAMRFKLNVPKDIMVVGFDNIEFSTMTCPSITTVNQPRLQLGYTACEMLLEMMENPFSSPKSLILDAELVIRESTAKI; translated from the coding sequence ATGAAACAGGAAAAAATTACAATAGAAGAAATTGCCAGACAGGCAGGGGTTTCGCCGGCTACGGTCTCCCGTGTGCAAAACCACAGGGAGCTGGTCAAGGCAGATACCGTCAAACGGGTGGAAAGCACCATGGCCGCCCTTGGATATGCTTTCGAATCCACCGCCCTGCCATCCATTGAAGAACAGCCGCTGATTGTTTTAAATATTCCGGGGATTGAGAATGTGTTCTATCAGGAGGTCATTAAGGGGGCCAGAGTTTCTGCAAAGGCTCACGGCTGCCACCTTCTCATCAATGAATCCCCCTTAGACCGGGGGTCTATCCGAAACTTCTGCAACCTGCTCCACCGGGTCAATGCCGCCGGTTCCATCCTGTTAAACCGGGCATCGGAAGAACAGCTAAAGCAGATACGGGCTATTACTCCTCTGGTGCAATGCTGCGAATACAACGAGGACGCCTCCGGATTCCCTTATGTCAGCATTGATGACTTTTCCGCAGCAGAAGCTGCAACCGGATACTTATGCAACTGCGGCTGCAATAAGATTGCCCTGATCAACGGCCCTTTAAGCTTTAAGTATGCGGTAAAGCGCCAGGAGGGATACTTAAGCGCTCTGAAAAAAGCGGAAATCTCCGTACCTCAAAACTGGATCATACAGCTTCCGGAGATCAACTACCAGATGGCCTACGCTGCCATCTGCCGTCTGTTAAACAGCGAGCCCAGACCCAACGCCTTCTTTGTTGCCTCTGATATTTTTGCTGCCGCCGTCATCCGGGCTGCAATGCGCTTTAAGCTTAATGTGCCAAAGGATATTATGGTGGTGGGCTTTGATAACATTGAATTTTCCACAATGACCTGCCCTTCCATTACAACGGTCAACCAGCCCCGGCTGCAGCTTGGGTATACCGCCTGCGAAATGCTTCTGGAAATGATGGAAAACCCCTTCAGCTCTCCAAAATCACTGATCCTGGATGCAGAGCTGGTGATCCGGGAATCCACTGCAAAGATCTGA
- the glmM gene encoding phosphoglucosamine mutase produces the protein MGKYFGTDGFRGEANVTLTVEDAFKVGRFLGWYYGQKNPEEVCRVVIGKDTRRSSYMFEYSLVAGLTASGADVYLLHVTTTPSVSYVVRTEGFSCGIMISASHNPYYDNGIKVINEKGEKLEESVITEIEKYLDGEMGELPLARRDKIGRTVDFAAGRNRYIGYLISIATRSFKNKKVALDCSNGSASAIAKNVFDALGAETHVISNEPNGLNINTGCGSTHIGQLKKFVKEVGADVGFAYDGDADRCIAVDENGEEVDGDAILYICGKYMKEQGTLKNNKVVTTIMSNFGLYKAFEREGIEYEKTAVGDKYVYENMVANGNCLGGEQSGHIIFSKHATTGDGILTSLKVMEVILEKKESLGKLVSDLEIYPQVLKNVLVHDKTAAQEDEAVKAEVEKVAESLGDSGRILLRQSGTEPVVRVMVEAADMETCEKYVDQVIEVMRENGHLLS, from the coding sequence ATGGGAAAATATTTTGGAACTGACGGTTTCCGGGGAGAAGCCAATGTGACCCTGACGGTAGAGGATGCTTTTAAGGTGGGACGGTTTTTAGGCTGGTACTATGGACAGAAGAATCCGGAGGAAGTATGCAGGGTCGTCATAGGAAAAGACACAAGGCGCAGCAGCTATATGTTTGAATATTCCCTTGTGGCCGGCTTAACCGCATCAGGTGCTGACGTATACTTACTTCACGTTACCACAACCCCCAGCGTTTCCTATGTGGTGCGCACCGAAGGGTTTTCCTGCGGGATCATGATTTCCGCCAGCCATAATCCTTATTATGACAATGGGATCAAGGTTATCAATGAAAAGGGCGAGAAGCTGGAAGAAAGTGTGATAACTGAAATAGAGAAATACCTGGATGGGGAAATGGGAGAACTGCCCTTGGCAAGGCGCGACAAGATCGGCCGTACCGTAGATTTTGCAGCAGGAAGAAACCGCTATATCGGCTATCTGATCTCCATTGCAACCAGATCCTTTAAGAACAAAAAGGTGGCTTTGGACTGTTCCAACGGCAGCGCTTCCGCCATTGCCAAGAATGTATTTGACGCACTGGGAGCTGAGACCCATGTGATCAGCAATGAGCCAAACGGTTTAAACATCAATACAGGCTGCGGCTCCACCCATATCGGGCAGCTTAAGAAATTTGTAAAAGAGGTGGGAGCCGATGTGGGCTTTGCCTATGACGGGGATGCGGACCGGTGCATTGCTGTGGACGAGAACGGAGAAGAGGTGGATGGAGATGCCATCCTGTACATTTGCGGCAAGTACATGAAGGAACAGGGCACCCTTAAGAATAATAAGGTGGTGACCACCATCATGTCCAACTTCGGCCTGTACAAGGCCTTTGAGCGGGAAGGCATTGAATATGAGAAAACAGCGGTAGGCGATAAATATGTATATGAAAATATGGTGGCTAACGGTAACTGCCTGGGCGGGGAACAGTCCGGCCATATTATTTTCAGCAAGCATGCCACCACGGGTGACGGAATCCTAACCTCCTTAAAGGTGATGGAAGTGATTTTGGAAAAAAAGGAGAGCCTTGGAAAACTGGTATCCGACCTTGAGATCTATCCCCAGGTGCTTAAAAATGTTCTCGTCCACGATAAGACCGCGGCCCAGGAGGATGAGGCAGTGAAAGCAGAAGTGGAAAAGGTGGCAGAAAGCCTGGGTGACAGCGGAAGAATCCTTCTGCGCCAGTCCGGCACGGAGCCGGTTGTACGGGTAATGGTAGAGGCCGCTGATATGGAAACCTGTGAAAAATATGTGGATCAGGTGATAGAAGTAATGAGAGAAAACGGCCATCTGCTTTCCTAG
- a CDS encoding Gfo/Idh/MocA family protein: protein MKTIGRGREEAMKVGIIGCGRIAQTRHIPEYAEHPGVQIAGYYDFNVKRAEELAAAYGGKVYESADALLADRGIDAVSVCTANHTHGEITVKALRSGKHVLCEKPMGISLEECRAMVHAAAENNRKLMIGQNQRFARAHVRAKELLMEGLIGNVLTFRTTFGHGGPETWSIDGGANSWFFDKESASMGAMADLGVHKTDLIQFLLDQKVAAVTAQMLTLDKRYESGELIGVDDNAICIYEMEHGAIGTMTASWTYYGREDNSTALYGTRGMMKIYDDPDHSISVILKNGERILYDIDQIQTNDNQTKSGIIDGFVDALEAGTEVPVSGADVLNAMEAVFACQKSSREMQRIVIREKGGE from the coding sequence ATGAAAACAATCGGTAGAGGGAGAGAGGAAGCGATGAAGGTAGGAATCATTGGGTGCGGAAGGATTGCACAGACAAGACATATTCCTGAATATGCAGAGCATCCCGGAGTACAGATCGCAGGCTATTATGATTTTAATGTAAAGAGGGCAGAGGAACTGGCTGCCGCTTACGGCGGAAAGGTATATGAATCTGCAGATGCTCTGCTGGCAGACCGGGGAATCGATGCGGTAAGTGTTTGCACAGCCAATCATACACATGGGGAAATTACCGTTAAGGCTCTTCGGTCTGGAAAGCATGTGCTTTGTGAAAAGCCCATGGGAATCAGTCTTGAGGAGTGCAGGGCAATGGTGCATGCGGCGGCTGAGAATAACCGGAAGCTGATGATTGGACAGAATCAGAGATTTGCCAGGGCTCATGTCAGGGCAAAGGAGCTTCTTATGGAAGGCCTGATTGGAAACGTCCTCACATTTAGGACCACATTCGGCCACGGAGGGCCGGAGACCTGGAGCATAGATGGAGGAGCCAACAGCTGGTTTTTTGATAAAGAGAGTGCTTCCATGGGGGCTATGGCGGATCTGGGAGTTCATAAAACAGACTTAATCCAGTTCCTGCTGGACCAGAAGGTAGCAGCAGTGACCGCTCAAATGCTGACTCTGGATAAGAGATATGAGTCAGGAGAGCTGATCGGAGTGGATGATAACGCCATTTGCATCTACGAGATGGAACATGGTGCCATAGGAACCATGACTGCCAGCTGGACCTATTACGGCAGAGAAGATAATTCCACAGCCCTTTACGGGACCAGGGGAATGATGAAAATCTACGACGATCCGGACCATTCCATTTCCGTGATCTTAAAAAACGGAGAGCGGATTTTATACGACATTGATCAGATACAGACCAATGACAATCAGACAAAATCCGGGATCATTGACGGGTTTGTGGATGCCCTGGAGGCGGGGACAGAAGTTCCGGTCAGCGGAGCTGATGTATTAAATGCCATGGAAGCTGTGTTTGCCTGTCAGAAATCCAGCAGGGAGATGCAAAGGATCGTGATCAGGGAAAAAGGGGGAGAGTAG
- a CDS encoding toxic anion resistance protein — translation MSKDIEEMLKEAPGLTLAPLEAGNMEEPQVVHTESSLKEAEEVPGADLTPEEEKMVADFSEKIDLRDSNLILQYGAGAQKKIADFSEAALDNVKSKDLGEVGQILTEVVVELKSFEAEEEEKGLFGFFKKSVNRVEGMKAKYAKAETNVNQICKVLQNHQIQLLKDIALLDKMYDLNTTYFKELTMYILAGKRKLARVQQEELPALLDRAAKSGLPEDAQAANDLSAMLNRFEKKLHDLELTRMISIQMAPQIRLVQNNDTMMTEKIQSTLVNTIPLWKSQMVLAIGINHSEQAAKAQREVTDMTNELLKKNAEVLKTATIQTAKESERGIVDMETLKKTNESLITTLDEVVRIQAEGRHKRREAEAELSRMEGELKSKLLELSR, via the coding sequence ATGAGTAAGGATATTGAAGAGATGCTTAAGGAAGCGCCGGGACTGACTCTGGCACCTCTTGAGGCGGGCAACATGGAGGAACCCCAGGTTGTCCATACAGAAAGCTCTTTAAAAGAGGCAGAGGAAGTGCCTGGGGCCGACTTAACCCCGGAAGAAGAGAAGATGGTAGCCGATTTCTCGGAAAAAATCGATTTAAGGGACTCCAATCTGATTCTTCAGTATGGAGCAGGCGCCCAAAAAAAGATTGCCGACTTTTCAGAAGCTGCACTTGATAACGTAAAGTCCAAGGATCTGGGAGAAGTGGGCCAGATTTTAACAGAAGTAGTGGTGGAGCTTAAAAGCTTTGAGGCGGAAGAGGAAGAAAAGGGCCTTTTCGGTTTTTTCAAAAAAAGCGTAAACCGGGTGGAGGGGATGAAAGCCAAGTACGCCAAGGCGGAAACCAATGTAAACCAAATCTGCAAGGTCCTTCAGAACCATCAGATCCAGCTTTTAAAGGACATAGCCCTTCTTGATAAAATGTATGATTTAAATACCACCTATTTTAAAGAGCTGACCATGTATATCCTGGCGGGAAAAAGGAAGCTTGCCCGGGTACAGCAGGAGGAGCTGCCGGCGCTTTTAGACCGGGCGGCAAAAAGCGGACTTCCGGAGGATGCACAGGCTGCCAATGACTTATCCGCCATGCTGAACCGTTTTGAAAAGAAGCTTCATGACCTGGAGCTTACCCGTATGATCTCCATTCAGATGGCTCCCCAGATCCGTCTGGTCCAGAACAACGATACCATGATGACGGAAAAGATACAATCCACCCTGGTAAACACCATTCCGCTCTGGAAGAGCCAGATGGTTCTTGCCATTGGGATCAACCATTCCGAGCAGGCTGCAAAGGCCCAGCGCGAAGTGACGGATATGACCAACGAGCTTTTGAAGAAAAATGCAGAGGTACTAAAAACCGCAACCATTCAGACGGCAAAGGAATCAGAACGGGGAATCGTGGACATGGAGACCCTTAAGAAGACCAATGAATCCCTTATAACCACCCTGGATGAAGTGGTACGTATCCAGGCAGAAGGCAGACATAAGCGCCGGGAAGCAGAGGCAGAATTAAGCCGGATGGAAGGCGAATTAAAGTCTAAGCTTTTGGAACTAAGCAGATAG
- the leuA gene encoding 2-isopropylmalate synthase — MLNYQRYKRVPVVSYPERQWPCNEIKKAPIWCSVDLRDGNQALTEPMVVEEKIEMFDLLIKLGFKEIEVGFPAASQIEYDFLRQLVERKLIPDDVVIQVLVQCREHLIKRTFEALQGVKKAIVHIYNSTSTLQRDVVFNKGMDEIKEIAVDGTEWVKQYMQGFDGELTLEYSPESFTGTELEFALEICSAVQEAWGATPDKKIIINLPSTVEMTTPNVYADQIEWMNSHFKNRDAIILSVHPHNDRGTGIAATELALLAGADRVEGTLLGNGERTGNVDLLTVAYNMFSQGINPKLHIENIREIVDVYERCTKMEVEPRHPYAGKLVFTAFSGSHQDAINKGMQAMRDRKNSYWEVPYLPIDPSDIGRQYEPIVRINSQSGKGGVAFVMDTFYGFKLPKGMHKEFADVIQRISEKQGEVAPEQILDEFKSSYTDKKEPIHFRKCQITEAEDDVEFSTLAKVRYTDHGIEKIFEGVGNGPIDAVQKGLERELGIEIRVLDYYEHALASGSGAQAASYIHLLDVKTGKATYGVGISSNITRASIRGIFSAVNRLFYS, encoded by the coding sequence ATGTTGAATTATCAAAGATATAAAAGAGTACCGGTAGTCAGTTATCCGGAGAGACAATGGCCGTGCAATGAGATTAAGAAGGCACCGATCTGGTGCAGCGTTGACTTAAGAGATGGGAACCAGGCCCTTACGGAGCCTATGGTTGTGGAAGAGAAGATTGAGATGTTTGATCTTCTCATCAAGCTGGGATTTAAGGAGATCGAGGTAGGTTTTCCTGCAGCTTCCCAGATTGAATATGATTTCTTAAGGCAGCTGGTGGAGCGAAAGCTGATTCCGGATGACGTGGTCATTCAGGTTCTGGTTCAGTGCAGGGAGCATTTGATCAAAAGGACTTTTGAAGCTCTCCAGGGAGTTAAGAAGGCGATTGTACATATTTACAACTCCACTTCAACCCTCCAGAGGGATGTGGTTTTCAATAAGGGAATGGATGAGATCAAGGAGATCGCCGTTGATGGTACGGAATGGGTGAAGCAGTATATGCAGGGCTTTGACGGAGAACTGACTCTTGAATATTCTCCCGAAAGCTTTACTGGAACAGAGCTGGAATTTGCCCTGGAAATTTGTTCTGCTGTCCAGGAAGCCTGGGGGGCAACGCCGGATAAGAAGATCATCATTAACCTTCCTTCCACCGTGGAGATGACGACTCCCAATGTTTATGCGGATCAGATCGAATGGATGAACTCCCATTTCAAGAACCGTGACGCCATTATTTTAAGCGTTCACCCCCATAATGACCGGGGAACCGGCATTGCAGCCACGGAGCTCGCCCTGTTAGCAGGAGCGGACCGTGTGGAAGGCACGCTTTTAGGAAACGGAGAGAGGACCGGTAATGTGGACCTTTTAACGGTGGCATATAATATGTTCTCTCAGGGGATCAATCCAAAGCTTCACATTGAAAATATCCGTGAGATCGTTGACGTATATGAGCGCTGTACCAAGATGGAAGTGGAACCAAGACATCCATATGCCGGAAAGCTTGTATTTACCGCATTTTCTGGCTCTCATCAGGATGCCATCAACAAGGGCATGCAGGCCATGCGTGACCGGAAGAATTCCTACTGGGAGGTGCCATACTTACCCATCGATCCGTCAGACATCGGCAGGCAGTATGAGCCGATTGTGCGGATCAACAGCCAGTCCGGCAAGGGCGGCGTAGCCTTTGTCATGGATACCTTCTACGGTTTCAAGCTTCCTAAGGGCATGCACAAGGAATTTGCAGACGTGATCCAGAGGATTTCCGAAAAGCAGGGTGAGGTCGCTCCGGAGCAGATCCTTGATGAATTTAAAAGCAGCTACACGGATAAAAAGGAACCCATACATTTCCGCAAATGCCAGATCACAGAGGCAGAGGATGATGTGGAATTCTCCACCCTTGCCAAAGTACGCTATACGGATCACGGTATAGAAAAGATTTTCGAGGGCGTAGGAAACGGACCCATCGACGCGGTGCAGAAAGGCCTGGAAAGAGAACTTGGAATCGAGATCCGGGTTCTGGACTACTACGAGCATGCACTTGCTTCCGGTTCCGGAGCGCAGGCAGCTTCCTATATCCACCTGTTGGATGTGAAGACTGGGAAGGCAACCTATGGCGTGGGAATCAGTTCCAACATCACAAGGGCATCCATTCGCGGAATCTTCAGTGCGGTCAACCGGTTATTCTATTCATAA
- the srtB gene encoding class B sortase — protein sequence MKNKKLAYGVLILALIFMAAGAGMLYSDFQTRNRAEQQYESLAELARETTAPETEAETTESETSAAYVSPIDFEKLRKINPDIVGWIRIEGTAIDYPIVQTDNNETYLDTDFEGKKSVAGAIYLDYESEPDFSGRHNIIYGHHMKNGTMFKDIIKYKDEAFFKEHQEILIYTPMREYHLRPLTALYTDASGIRRKTVFETEENFQAYVEEMTKGGKFQQKPEEPVKQLWSFVTCSYEFNDARTILYAYEVP from the coding sequence ATGAAGAATAAAAAACTGGCCTATGGCGTTCTTATTCTGGCCTTAATTTTTATGGCTGCCGGCGCAGGTATGCTCTATTCTGATTTTCAAACCAGAAATCGTGCAGAACAGCAGTATGAAAGTCTTGCTGAGCTTGCAAGGGAAACTACGGCCCCAGAAACGGAGGCCGAAACCACGGAGTCGGAAACAAGTGCTGCCTATGTTTCCCCCATTGATTTTGAAAAACTGAGAAAAATCAATCCGGACATTGTGGGCTGGATCCGGATAGAAGGCACGGCCATTGATTATCCCATTGTACAGACGGATAACAATGAAACTTATCTGGATACTGATTTTGAAGGAAAGAAAAGCGTGGCGGGAGCTATTTACCTTGATTATGAAAGTGAACCTGATTTTTCCGGAAGGCATAATATTATATACGGGCATCACATGAAAAACGGTACCATGTTTAAGGACATCATAAAATACAAGGATGAGGCTTTTTTTAAGGAACATCAGGAAATTTTAATTTACACGCCCATGAGGGAGTACCATTTACGTCCATTGACTGCCCTTTATACGGATGCTTCTGGTATTCGAAGGAAAACCGTATTTGAAACAGAGGAAAATTTTCAGGCATATGTGGAGGAGATGACAAAGGGAGGCAAGTTTCAGCAAAAGCCGGAGGAACCGGTGAAACAGTTATGGTCTTTTGTAACCTGCAGCTACGAGTTCAATGATGCAAGAACCATTCTATACGCTTATGAAGTGCCTTAA
- a CDS encoding 5-bromo-4-chloroindolyl phosphate hydrolysis family protein: protein MDNREFSNLGDQIRDSVQNAIDSMDFNQLNVTISNTVNSALEEARSQLMKGAEFGKNPPPGSFSSHRRERTERTERTERTVTCRKTQWGGDTAQGGDGENGPGYRAFQTSRDVRRKNGDDQGELVQLNQAGRVSGILYTVFGSIGIGLILLLLFVVWIVALVVKPVLWAVAGSTLFLLLLGGASGFMLRTGVSIRDRLKRARIYAKQSGKRMYCSIEELAGSIGRSRDFVLKDVQKMIKLGIFKQAYLDEQKTCLILSEATYKQYLECQKALKERELEEASENTGEDSSSDEMKQMMAEGQNYLRILREANDAIPGEVISQKIYSLEHVIRRIFESVSRHPRRMQEMERFMEYYLPTTVKLVNAYRDFDSVGTQGANISSAKAEIERTLDTINQAFERLLDDLYQDAALDVSTDASVIQTMLKKDGWAESDFTGGMKNE from the coding sequence ATGGATAATAGAGAATTTTCAAATTTAGGAGACCAGATCAGGGATTCGGTGCAGAATGCCATTGATTCCATGGATTTTAACCAGTTGAACGTAACCATATCCAATACGGTTAATTCTGCGCTGGAGGAAGCCAGGAGCCAACTGATGAAGGGGGCAGAGTTTGGTAAGAACCCGCCGCCGGGAAGCTTTTCCAGCCATAGAAGAGAACGAACGGAAAGAACAGAGAGAACAGAGAGAACGGTGACCTGCCGGAAAACCCAATGGGGAGGAGATACGGCCCAGGGGGGAGATGGCGAAAACGGGCCGGGCTACCGGGCGTTTCAAACCAGCCGGGATGTCCGCAGAAAAAATGGAGATGACCAGGGAGAACTGGTGCAGCTAAACCAGGCAGGCCGTGTATCAGGGATCCTGTATACGGTATTTGGCAGCATCGGCATCGGCCTGATCCTGCTGCTGCTTTTTGTTGTCTGGATCGTGGCGCTGGTGGTGAAGCCTGTTCTTTGGGCAGTGGCAGGTTCTACCCTGTTCCTGCTTCTTTTAGGCGGTGCCTCAGGCTTTATGCTCCGCACCGGCGTTTCCATCAGGGACCGGTTAAAAAGGGCCAGGATCTATGCAAAGCAGTCGGGCAAAAGGATGTACTGCAGCATTGAGGAGCTGGCGGGAAGCATCGGAAGATCCCGTGATTTTGTATTAAAGGACGTGCAGAAGATGATAAAGCTTGGGATTTTTAAACAGGCTTATCTGGATGAGCAGAAAACCTGCCTGATCTTAAGCGAAGCCACCTACAAGCAGTATCTGGAATGCCAGAAGGCCCTTAAGGAAAGAGAACTGGAAGAGGCAAGTGAAAACACAGGAGAAGATTCTTCTTCCGATGAGATGAAACAGATGATGGCCGAAGGCCAGAATTATTTAAGGATATTAAGAGAGGCCAACGACGCCATTCCAGGCGAGGTGATTTCCCAGAAGATTTACAGCCTTGAACATGTGATCCGCAGGATTTTTGAATCCGTTTCCAGACATCCCCGGCGGATGCAGGAGATGGAACGTTTTATGGAGTATTACCTTCCCACAACCGTGAAGCTGGTAAATGCATACCGGGATTTTGACAGCGTGGGAACCCAGGGAGCCAATATTTCTTCTGCCAAGGCGGAGATTGAGAGAACCCTTGATACCATAAACCAGGCCTTTGAGCGGCTTCTTGATGATCTTTACCAGGATGCCGCCTTGGATGTTTCCACAGACGCTTCGGTAATCCAAACCATGTTAAAAAAGGATGGATGGGCGGAAAGTGATTTTACAGGAGGAATGAAGAATGAGTAA
- a CDS encoding sugar phosphate isomerase/epimerase family protein has translation MKLGFVSAILEEWTFEDMIDTAAAMGFQCVEVACWPEGKAERRYAGVSHIDVDCLTAEKAEYIGNYCKERNVEISALAFYPNVMDVDEEKRQANISHLKKVMDASAMLGVRLVTTFIGRDQTKSVEENLELVKELWPPILAHAEEKGVRVAIENCPMLFGREQWPGGQNLMTTPAIWDEIFKILPNENLGINYDPSHFIWQMMDYIQPIYQFQKKIFHVHYKDIKLYEDKLKKVGTMAYPLAYMSPKLPGLGDVDWGKYVSALTDIGYDGFTCIEVEDRAFEGSREKILDSLKLSKKYMDQFII, from the coding sequence ATGAAACTGGGATTTGTCAGCGCGATTCTAGAGGAATGGACCTTTGAAGATATGATTGATACAGCGGCAGCCATGGGGTTTCAATGCGTGGAGGTGGCCTGCTGGCCGGAGGGAAAGGCGGAGCGCAGGTATGCAGGAGTCAGCCACATTGACGTGGACTGCCTGACTGCAGAAAAGGCGGAGTACATAGGAAACTACTGCAAAGAACGGAATGTGGAGATTTCGGCCCTTGCTTTTTATCCGAATGTGATGGATGTGGATGAGGAAAAAAGACAGGCAAATATTTCTCATCTTAAAAAGGTAATGGATGCCAGCGCCATGCTGGGGGTCAGGCTTGTGACCACCTTTATCGGCAGGGACCAGACAAAATCTGTGGAAGAAAACCTGGAGCTTGTGAAAGAATTATGGCCGCCGATTCTTGCCCATGCAGAGGAAAAGGGAGTACGGGTCGCCATTGAAAACTGCCCCATGCTGTTTGGCAGGGAGCAGTGGCCCGGCGGACAAAATCTGATGACAACACCTGCCATCTGGGATGAAATTTTTAAAATCCTGCCCAATGAAAATCTTGGGATCAATTATGACCCATCTCATTTCATCTGGCAGATGATGGATTACATCCAGCCTATTTACCAGTTTCAGAAGAAAATCTTCCACGTTCATTACAAAGACATTAAGCTGTATGAGGATAAGCTGAAAAAGGTGGGGACCATGGCATATCCCCTGGCCTATATGTCGCCTAAGCTTCCCGGTCTGGGGGATGTGGACTGGGGAAAATACGTCAGTGCATTGACGGATATCGGCTATGACGGGTTTACCTGTATTGAAGTGGAAGACAGGGCGTTTGAGGGCTCCAGAGAAAAGATCCTGGACAGCTTGAAACTGTCTAAAAAATATATGGACCAGTTTATAATTTAG